Proteins encoded by one window of Tunturibacter psychrotolerans:
- a CDS encoding UDP-glucose--hexose-1-phosphate uridylyltransferase: protein MIPQAQQNPHRRFNPLKREWVLVSPHRTQRPWQGQTESKSTEVALSYDPTCYLCPGNLRAGGVRTDQYTSTYVFENDFAALKPDAPQFSSDEGDRGLLLAEGESGICRVICFSPRHDLTLAKMSVPEIRAVVDVWSEQYAELGAREDIHYVQIFENRGAMMGASNPHPHGQLWASRSIPDEVVSELAGQRDYFAEHQSNLLCEYQKLEESLGERVVAQNASFVAVVPFWAVWPFEVMILPRRHVTDLQAFTEAERSDFASILHSVTATYDQVFDTPFPYSMGLHPAPCDEHEHPEWQFHAHFFPPLLRSATIRKFMVGYELLGSPQRDITPESAAETLRQASLRIPRI, encoded by the coding sequence TTGATTCCTCAGGCCCAGCAAAATCCTCACCGCCGCTTCAATCCTCTCAAGCGCGAATGGGTGCTCGTCTCCCCCCATCGAACGCAGCGCCCCTGGCAAGGTCAGACTGAGTCGAAGTCAACCGAGGTCGCTCTCTCCTACGACCCCACCTGCTATCTCTGCCCCGGAAATCTTCGCGCCGGCGGCGTACGAACAGACCAATACACCAGCACCTACGTCTTCGAAAACGACTTCGCCGCATTGAAGCCAGATGCTCCGCAATTTTCGAGTGATGAAGGCGACAGGGGCCTCCTGCTGGCAGAGGGCGAAAGTGGAATATGCCGCGTCATCTGCTTCTCCCCACGTCACGACCTTACGTTGGCGAAGATGTCGGTTCCCGAAATTCGCGCAGTCGTCGATGTGTGGAGCGAACAATACGCAGAACTTGGCGCCCGCGAAGACATCCATTACGTACAAATCTTTGAGAATCGCGGAGCGATGATGGGCGCGAGTAATCCCCATCCTCACGGCCAGCTATGGGCCAGCCGTTCGATCCCCGATGAGGTCGTCTCAGAGCTGGCCGGACAACGAGACTACTTCGCTGAACACCAATCAAACCTGCTGTGCGAATACCAAAAGCTAGAAGAATCACTCGGCGAACGCGTCGTCGCGCAGAACGCAAGCTTCGTCGCCGTCGTTCCTTTCTGGGCAGTGTGGCCGTTCGAAGTGATGATTCTGCCCCGACGCCACGTCACCGATCTGCAAGCCTTCACTGAGGCTGAGCGCTCAGACTTCGCTTCCATTCTGCATTCGGTCACGGCCACTTACGATCAGGTCTTCGACACTCCGTTCCCATACTCCATGGGGCTGCATCCTGCGCCGTGCGACGAGCACGAACACCCCGAGTGGCAGTTTCACGCCCACTTTTTCCCTCCCCTGCTGCGGTCCGCCACCATTCGAAAGTTCATGGTTGGATACGAATTGCTAGGTTCGCCGCAACGGGACATCACTCCCGAATCCGCCGCGGAAACACTTCGTCAAGCGAGCCTGCGAATCCCCAGGATCTAA